The following coding sequences lie in one Haematobia irritans isolate KBUSLIRL chromosome 3, ASM5000362v1, whole genome shotgun sequence genomic window:
- the ERp44 gene encoding endoplasmic reticulum protein 44 isoform X3, protein MRAWNIKNGYYLVIFMVFYVFYHPVDSISGAVPLTSENIDMTLASNELVFLNFYAEWCRFSNLLAPIFNEAADKVREAFPDAGRVVLGKVDCDKETSIASRFHITKYPTLKIVRNGQLSKREYRGQRSAEAFLEFVKKQLEDPIKEFNSLKDLENLDSKKRIIIGYFDRRDQPEYDTFRKVASNLKDECQFHVGFGDAAQAMHPPGHPIIVFRPDVALSHENDETYTGSLKNFDELKIWIQEKCVPLVREITFENAEELTEEGLPFLILFHHPDDTNSIKDYKAIIEQQLMDEKQNVNFLTADGKRFAHPLHHLGKSEEDLPIIAIDSFRHMYLFPKFKDMYVPGKLKQFLQDLYNGKLHREFHYGPDPVTNDIQIDVGSNTAPPESTFKKLGPSKNRYTLLTKDEL, encoded by the exons atgcgAGCGTGGAATATAAAAAATGGTTATTACTTAGTGATATTTATG GTATTTTATGTGTTCTACCATCCCGTGGATAGCATTAGTGGGGCGGTACCATTGACCAGTGAAAATATAGACATGACATTAG CCTCCAATGAATTggtattcttaaatttttatgctGAATGGTGTAGATTTAGTAATTTATTAGCGCCTATTTTTAATGAAGCTGCTGATAAG gtaAGAGAAGCTTTTCCCGATGCAGGACGTGTAGTTCTTGGAAAAGTGGATTGTGACAAAGAGACCTCAATTGCTTCAAGATTTCACATAACCAAATATCCCACATTAAAAATAGTGCGTAATGGTCAATTGAGTAAACGCGAATATCGTGGACAACGCTCTGCCGAAGCTTTCTTAGAATTCGTTAAAAAACAACTGGAAGACCCCATTAAGGAATTCAATTCGCTGAAAGACTTGGAAAATCTAGATTCCAAGAAACGCATTATCATTGGCTATTTTGATCGCCGTGATCAACCGGAATATGATACTTTCCGTAAGGTTGCATCAAATCTTAAAGATGAATGTCAATTCCATGTAGGCTTTGGTGATGCAGCTCAAGCTATGCATCCACCTG gtCATCCAATTATTGTATTCCGACCTGATGTGGCATTGAGTCATGAAAATGATGAAACCTATACGGGCAGCCTAAAGAATTTCGatgaattgaaaatctggattcAAGAGAAATGTGTGCCTTTGGTGCGTGAGATAACTTTTGAAAATGCTGAAGAATTGACCGAAGAGGGTTTACCATTTTTAATACTATTCCATCATCCCGATGATACAAATTCAATAAAGGATTACAAAGCCATTATTGAGCAACAGTTAATGGATGAGAAAC AGAATGTGAATTTCCTAACGGCCGATGGTAAACGGTTTGCTCATCCTTTGCAtcatttgggaaaatcagaagaAGATCTACCTATAATAGCAATTGATTCCTTTAGACATATGTATTTATTCCCCAAATTTAAAGATATGTATGTGCCAGGAAAATTGAAACAGTTCTTGCAAGATTTATACAATGGAAAACTGCATCG tgaATTCCACTATGGCCCTGATCCTGTAACAAATGATATACAAATCGATGTGGGTTCAAATACTGCACCGCCCGAATCAACGTTTAAAAAATTGGGACCCTCTAAAAATCGCTACACTTTATTAACTAAAGATGAACTGTAA
- the ERp44 gene encoding endoplasmic reticulum protein 44 isoform X2: protein MRAWNIKNGYYLVIFMVFYVFYHPVDSISGAVPLTSENIDMTLASNELVFLNFYAEWCRFSNLLAPIFNEAADKVREAFPDAGRVVLGKVDCDKETSIASRFHITKYPTLKIVRNGQLSKREYRGQRSAEAFLEFVKKQLEDPIKEFNSLKDLENLDSKKRIIIGYFDRRDQPEYDTFRKVASNLKDECQFHVGFGDAAQAMHPPGDENKQLGHPIIVFRPDVALSHENDETYTGSLKNFDELKIWIQEKCVPLVREITFENAEELTEEGLPFLILFHHPDDTNSIKDYKAIIEQQLMDEKQNVNFLTADGKRFAHPLHHLGKSEEDLPIIAIDSFRHMYLFPKFKDMYVPGKLKQFLQDLYNGKLHREFHYGPDPVTNDIQIDVGSNTAPPESTFKKLGPSKNRYTLLTKDEL from the exons atgcgAGCGTGGAATATAAAAAATGGTTATTACTTAGTGATATTTATG GTATTTTATGTGTTCTACCATCCCGTGGATAGCATTAGTGGGGCGGTACCATTGACCAGTGAAAATATAGACATGACATTAG CCTCCAATGAATTggtattcttaaatttttatgctGAATGGTGTAGATTTAGTAATTTATTAGCGCCTATTTTTAATGAAGCTGCTGATAAG gtaAGAGAAGCTTTTCCCGATGCAGGACGTGTAGTTCTTGGAAAAGTGGATTGTGACAAAGAGACCTCAATTGCTTCAAGATTTCACATAACCAAATATCCCACATTAAAAATAGTGCGTAATGGTCAATTGAGTAAACGCGAATATCGTGGACAACGCTCTGCCGAAGCTTTCTTAGAATTCGTTAAAAAACAACTGGAAGACCCCATTAAGGAATTCAATTCGCTGAAAGACTTGGAAAATCTAGATTCCAAGAAACGCATTATCATTGGCTATTTTGATCGCCGTGATCAACCGGAATATGATACTTTCCGTAAGGTTGCATCAAATCTTAAAGATGAATGTCAATTCCATGTAGGCTTTGGTGATGCAGCTCAAGCTATGCATCCACCTG gtgatgaaaataaacaattag gtCATCCAATTATTGTATTCCGACCTGATGTGGCATTGAGTCATGAAAATGATGAAACCTATACGGGCAGCCTAAAGAATTTCGatgaattgaaaatctggattcAAGAGAAATGTGTGCCTTTGGTGCGTGAGATAACTTTTGAAAATGCTGAAGAATTGACCGAAGAGGGTTTACCATTTTTAATACTATTCCATCATCCCGATGATACAAATTCAATAAAGGATTACAAAGCCATTATTGAGCAACAGTTAATGGATGAGAAAC AGAATGTGAATTTCCTAACGGCCGATGGTAAACGGTTTGCTCATCCTTTGCAtcatttgggaaaatcagaagaAGATCTACCTATAATAGCAATTGATTCCTTTAGACATATGTATTTATTCCCCAAATTTAAAGATATGTATGTGCCAGGAAAATTGAAACAGTTCTTGCAAGATTTATACAATGGAAAACTGCATCG tgaATTCCACTATGGCCCTGATCCTGTAACAAATGATATACAAATCGATGTGGGTTCAAATACTGCACCGCCCGAATCAACGTTTAAAAAATTGGGACCCTCTAAAAATCGCTACACTTTATTAACTAAAGATGAACTGTAA
- the ERp44 gene encoding endoplasmic reticulum protein 44 isoform X1: MRAWNIKNGYYLVIFMVFYVFYHPVDSISGAVPLTSENIDMTLASNELVFLNFYAEWCRFSNLLAPIFNEAADKVREAFPDAGRVVLGKVDCDKETSIASRFHITKYPTLKIVRNGQLSKREYRGQRSAEAFLEFVKKQLEDPIKEFNSLKDLENLDSKKRIIIGYFDRRDQPEYDTFRKVASNLKDECQFHVGFGDAAQAMHPPGDENKQLGNALHNLTLGHPIIVFRPDVALSHENDETYTGSLKNFDELKIWIQEKCVPLVREITFENAEELTEEGLPFLILFHHPDDTNSIKDYKAIIEQQLMDEKQNVNFLTADGKRFAHPLHHLGKSEEDLPIIAIDSFRHMYLFPKFKDMYVPGKLKQFLQDLYNGKLHREFHYGPDPVTNDIQIDVGSNTAPPESTFKKLGPSKNRYTLLTKDEL; this comes from the exons atgcgAGCGTGGAATATAAAAAATGGTTATTACTTAGTGATATTTATG GTATTTTATGTGTTCTACCATCCCGTGGATAGCATTAGTGGGGCGGTACCATTGACCAGTGAAAATATAGACATGACATTAG CCTCCAATGAATTggtattcttaaatttttatgctGAATGGTGTAGATTTAGTAATTTATTAGCGCCTATTTTTAATGAAGCTGCTGATAAG gtaAGAGAAGCTTTTCCCGATGCAGGACGTGTAGTTCTTGGAAAAGTGGATTGTGACAAAGAGACCTCAATTGCTTCAAGATTTCACATAACCAAATATCCCACATTAAAAATAGTGCGTAATGGTCAATTGAGTAAACGCGAATATCGTGGACAACGCTCTGCCGAAGCTTTCTTAGAATTCGTTAAAAAACAACTGGAAGACCCCATTAAGGAATTCAATTCGCTGAAAGACTTGGAAAATCTAGATTCCAAGAAACGCATTATCATTGGCTATTTTGATCGCCGTGATCAACCGGAATATGATACTTTCCGTAAGGTTGCATCAAATCTTAAAGATGAATGTCAATTCCATGTAGGCTTTGGTGATGCAGCTCAAGCTATGCATCCACCTG gtgatgaaaataaacaattaggtaatgccTTACATAATTTAACTTtag gtCATCCAATTATTGTATTCCGACCTGATGTGGCATTGAGTCATGAAAATGATGAAACCTATACGGGCAGCCTAAAGAATTTCGatgaattgaaaatctggattcAAGAGAAATGTGTGCCTTTGGTGCGTGAGATAACTTTTGAAAATGCTGAAGAATTGACCGAAGAGGGTTTACCATTTTTAATACTATTCCATCATCCCGATGATACAAATTCAATAAAGGATTACAAAGCCATTATTGAGCAACAGTTAATGGATGAGAAAC AGAATGTGAATTTCCTAACGGCCGATGGTAAACGGTTTGCTCATCCTTTGCAtcatttgggaaaatcagaagaAGATCTACCTATAATAGCAATTGATTCCTTTAGACATATGTATTTATTCCCCAAATTTAAAGATATGTATGTGCCAGGAAAATTGAAACAGTTCTTGCAAGATTTATACAATGGAAAACTGCATCG tgaATTCCACTATGGCCCTGATCCTGTAACAAATGATATACAAATCGATGTGGGTTCAAATACTGCACCGCCCGAATCAACGTTTAAAAAATTGGGACCCTCTAAAAATCGCTACACTTTATTAACTAAAGATGAACTGTAA